The Pelodiscus sinensis isolate JC-2024 chromosome 10, ASM4963464v1, whole genome shotgun sequence genome has a segment encoding these proteins:
- the B3GNT5 gene encoding lactosylceramide 1,3-N-acetyl-beta-D-glucosaminyltransferase has translation MFVSARKGRKCQFVQILATCFVLSLMIFWTPLDNHIVSHMKSYSYRYLINSYTFVNNSLSINRDNLDRVASYRYLINHKEKCQQQEVLLLLFVKTSPENRHRRDAIRQTWGNEKYVHSHLNANIKTVFALGQPADRMQGVQMQRNLLMENQKYNDLIQQDFLDTFHNLTLKLLLQFGWVNAYCPHAKFIMSADDDIFIHMPNLVAYLQRLVEIGVQDLWIGRVHRGAPPVRDKTSKYYVPYEMYQWPSYPDYTAGAAYVISSDVAAKVYAASQTLNTSLYIDDVFMGLCANKMGIVPQYHVFFSGEGKAPYHPCIYDKMITSHGHVEDLHHLWKQATDPKVKNFSSGFWGRTYCRIVNIMLLCKLHYEDTYPCSAAFS, from the coding sequence ATGTTTGTTAGTGCCAGAAAAGGCAGAAAATGCCAGTTTGTGCAGATACTTGCCACATGTTTTGTACTGTCTCTCATGATTTTCTGGACACCGCTTGATAATCATATTGTGAGCCATATGAAGTCCTATTCGTACAGATACCTCATAAATAGCTACACATTTGTGAATAATAGCCTGTCCATAAACAGGGACAACTTAGACAGGGTAGCAAGCTACCGATACTTGATCAACCATAAGGAGAAATGTCAGCAGCAAGAGGTTCTCCTTCTATTGTTTGTAAAGACTTCTCCAGAAAACCGGCATCGGCGAGATGCAATTCGACAAACCTGGGGTAATGAAAAATATGTACATTCTCATCTTAATGCCAACATTAAAACTGTTTTTGCTTTAGGACAACCAGCAGATCGTATGCAGGGAGTACAGATGCAAAGAAATCTTCTAATGGAAAACCAGAAATACAATGATTTGATCCAACAAGACTTCTTGGATACTTTTCACAATCTTACCCTTAAGTTACTTTTGCAGTTTGGATGGGTGAATGCATACTGCCCTCATGCCAAGTTCATTATGTCTGCAGATGATGATATTTTTATTCACATGCCAAATCTTGTTGCATATCTCCAAAGGCTAGTGGAAATTGGTGTTCAGGATCTCTGGATTGGGCGTGTCCATCGTGGTGCTCCTCCCGTGAGAGATAAGACTAGCAAATACTATGTTCCATATGAAATGTATCAATGGCCTTCTTACCCTGACTACACAGCTGGAGCCGCATATGTAATATCAAGTGATGTAGCAGCTAAAGTATATGCAGCTTCACAGACTCTTAATACAAGTCTTTATATAGATGATGTATTCATGGGTCTCTGTGCCAATAAAATGGGAATTGTTCCACAATATCATGTATTCTtttctggggaaggaaaggctcCATATCATCCCTGCATTTATGACAAAATGATAACCTCTCATGGACATGTAGAAGACCTTCATCACCTTTGGAAGCAGGCAACAGATCCAAAAGTTAAAAACTTTTCCTCTGGATTTTGGGGTAGAACATATTGCAGAATAGTTAATATTATGCTTCTTTGCAAACTGCACTATGAGGACACATATCCCTGTTCAGCTGCATTTTCCTAA